A window of Daphnia pulicaria isolate SC F1-1A chromosome 4, SC_F0-13Bv2, whole genome shotgun sequence genomic DNA:
AGAGAACAAAGTTGCAGACTGCAGAATGAAATTTTGGCTCCTCCTACCAGCTATCAAATTTGTTTACTTAGAAATTATTAAATGCGATATTCCGATTGCAAGTTTATGAAGAGTTTATgataaaaatacaattttaaataatattaataattaaaattacaaCTTAGTCAGCACGTACGGTTTAGCTGATATAATATCCCTAAAGATCGATATCGTCTATCGACGATATATCCACGATATCGATACATGATTGCATGCCTTTGGTGCATGCTCAGCTCGTGGCCTCGATCAGGGTTAAAAATAACTTGCTCCCGACCATTCTGCATCTTTCAGCTGATCCGATTGATCTGTTGAACTTGAGAAGCGTGTAAACTAACCTCTTATTCTGAGTATACCGTCTCATGATCCTGTCGTATCTGAAAGTTATCGTTCACAAGAACAAGTTGTGTTTTCTCTGGATATCACAATCAAAATGCTGACTAACCTAATCACTAATTTCTGTAACACCTTTTTGGGGCGTTACTTTGAAAATTTAGACACTAATCAGctctccttttctctcctgCAAGGtgtgtttcttttaaataatctATAGGGAATTACTGTACATAAATTTTCTGATTATTATAGGGAAGGCAGAACTGAGGAATCtttctcttaaaaaaaatgctctAGCCAATCTTGGTCTTCCACTTGCGATTCATTCTGGATTTGTTGGGAAAGTTTCCATTGACATACCTCTAACACGAATGACCAGTCGACCATGGGTGATATTGTTGGAACAATTGTACTTGGTTGCTGGACCAAAAAACATGAATGAAGTACCAAACCAAGTTGTTCACTATAAATTTTCGTAAACTAATTTTGTGTTTCCAACTTAAGTCTCAAACTAAGGAATCACCAGAGGTCGATGTTGACATAGAATCCCTCAAACACAAGAAAGCTGCCCTGGACTTGATGGAAGCCGAATGGAGATCAGAAATAGGTTTTCAAGGGTTAACTTCCTTTGTCTACGGTTCCACATGTTCTTCTTGGGTCAGGCATGGAACAAGTCTATTGACCAATGTGGTGCAAAACATTGAGGTAATCTTCACATTTAAATTCTCATTTTCATCTTCAAGTTgatgaaactatttttttgctttcagCTGAAAGTCAAAGATGTTCATATTCGGTTCGAGGATGTTGATATGTCGTGCCCTGGGAAAAAATTCGCCTTTGGATTTAACTTTGAATCATTTACTGCCCAAACGTGTGACGATCAATGGAAGCCATCCAATTGTATGGCCTCTGCTCACGAGATGTTTAAATTTGTGGAGCTTGGCGCCTTTTTCGTCTACTGGGACACAGACACTGAAATCTATAGGGACTTGCCTTTGATTGATCTACGCAAGAAGATGAAATATTCCGGCACTGAGCATCATAAGTTTCTATTGATGCCCTCCAATTTGCGCGTCCATTTGAAGCGAAATTGCAGTGCCACGTCTCTGCAATCCCTTAACCAGCCTCGCATTGTCTGCGACTTGCTAATTGATCGTCTCGAAGTTGAAGTTCGTCATACCCAGTATGTCCAATGCTGCAAGGTGCTCGAGAATTTGTCTCAGTTTGGTCGACACAAGTTTAAGCCACGACGTCAATGGAAATTCGCTGGAGATTGCATCATTGCagaaatcaagaagaagaggagagttGAAAACTGGCCGTTTGTCATCCAACGTTCTCGAGAAATCATCATGTACGTTCGATATTACAAAGAGCACTTGACAAATCCGACTAGGTCCGCAGTGATTAAGCCGGAACTTGACAGAATGGAATCCGACTTTGAACTAGAAGAGCTCCTGGTCTTGCGGTCAATCTCCATGCAGCAGATttccaaagagaaaaatttttttcggcGCTGGTACAACGATTTCTTGTCATGGTGGTCTACAGAGGATCACTGGAACCAATTTAAAAAGGACCATTCTGTCCGTGATAAAAAACCAGAACACGAGATTCTCGAAATGTTGATCAAAGCTAGAAAGGAAAGCATGATTCGGAAGGAGGACATGCTCTCTATTCAGTTGATTTTCACGTTGAAAAATGGATGCTTCCGCTTGTCCTCCAGTCCCAAAACTGAAACCACCTCTGCGTCGTCCAACACTCTACTGGAACTCGAGTTGCTTGATACTGTCGTCGAAGTTTGGAAATCaaattcattgcgagattGGCTTAAATTGCAAATGAGCGTTGGAAATGTTTTGCTTCGTGATCGCTCAACCATCTATTTTCAAAGAAGTCTTCATGGTAGCGTCCCACACAACGATGCGCCgttgtttgattttgtaagtaaaacaaacttttgtgTCCTTTAGTTATGGAAGTCAACcagtattatttgaatttaatagGTCTACGAAATCCAACCACCTGAAAGCGACACGAATCACCGACTGCGTGTCAACGCTATGGCTACTGAATTTGTTTACAAACACTctattttcttgaaaatcaaGGACAGTTTCCCTCTTCCCCCAAAAGAGCGCTCTTTGTTTGGCCAAAGGGTACGTAAGGAAGGTCGTTCGCGGTTTAAAATGGTCAAACGACAGGCTAagaaagttttgcaacagACTGCAGCGATATTCACCAGTCAGGAGTCATGGGAATTGCTTGTAAATGTTACGGCACCTCGTATCCAGATTGTTGAATCTCCATTCAGCCCGGTTCCACTAACTGTCGATTTCGGTCATTTTCATGTGACTCCCACCAATGTTGGTAGTGTTGTCGCTGAATTGGATTCTTATTTAACGTTAAACGAAAACGCAGAATTCGCATCGTAAACTTTCTGTTTGGGGTTTTGAAAAGtgttgcgtttttttttacttgaaatgtttttagtGCCACTCATGCACGGTGTGTCTTCAAATTCTCGTTTCTTCATTTGTGTCTTCTGTTTAACTGTCCACTAAATTTGTGTTCGTTCTCCTCACTTTGGATGTCCCTGACACGATATTAAACAATTAACTGTCCTTATTTGTTTGTCGTTTTCAGAAATTTTTGTTGGCCA
This region includes:
- the LOC124336936 gene encoding vacuolar protein sorting-associated protein 13D-like: MLTNLITNFCNTFLGRYFENLDTNQLSFSLLQGKAELRNLSLKKNALANLGLPLAIHSGFVGKVSIDIPLTRMTSRPWVILLEQLYLVAGPKNMNESQTKESPEVDVDIESLKHKKAALDLMEAEWRSEIGFQGLTSFVYGSTCSSWVRHGTSLLTNVVQNIELKVKDVHIRFEDVDMSCPGKKFAFGFNFESFTAQTCDDQWKPSNCMASAHEMFKFVELGAFFVYWDTDTEIYRDLPLIDLRKKMKYSGTEHHKFLLMPSNLRVHLKRNCSATSLQSLNQPRIVCDLLIDRLEVEVRHTQYVQCCKVLENLSQFGRHKFKPRRQWKFAGDCIIAEIKKKRRVENWPFVIQRSREIIMYVRYYKEHLTNPTRSAVIKPELDRMESDFELEELLVLRSISMQQISKEKNFFRRWYNDFLSWWSTEDHWNQFKKDHSVRDKKPEHEILEMLIKARKESMIRKEDMLSIQLIFTLKNGCFRLSSSPKTETTSASSNTLLELELLDTVVEVWKSNSLRDWLKLQMSVGNVLLRDRSTIYFQRSLHGSVPHNDAPLFDFVYEIQPPESDTNHRLRVNAMATEFVYKHSIFLKIKDSFPLPPKERSLFGQRVRKEGRSRFKMVKRQAKKVLQQTAAIFTSQESWELLVNVTAPRIQIVESPFSPVPLTVDFGHFHVTPTNVGSVVAELDSYLTLNENAEFAS